From one Formosa sediminum genomic stretch:
- a CDS encoding 4Fe-4S dicluster domain-containing protein produces the protein MAIIITDECINCGACEPECPNTAIYEGADDWRYKDGTSLDGKVVLPDGKEVDADEAQEPISDELYYIVPDKCTECKGFHEEPQCAAVCPVDCCVPDDDHVETEEELLGKQRFMHPED, from the coding sequence ATGGCAATTATAATAACAGACGAATGTATAAATTGTGGGGCTTGCGAACCAGAATGCCCTAATACAGCTATTTATGAAGGCGCAGACGATTGGAGATATAAAGACGGAACGAGTTTAGATGGTAAAGTTGTACTTCCTGATGGGAAAGAGGTGGATGCAGATGAAGCTCAAGAGCCTATTAGTGATGAACTTTATTATATTGTACCCGATAAATGTACTGAATGTAAAGGGTTTCATGAAGAACCACAATGTGCGGCAGTATGCCCAGTAGATTGTTGTGTGCCTGATGATGACCATGTAGAAACCGAAGAAGAATTATTGGGGAAACAACGTTTTATGCATCCTGAAGATTAA
- a CDS encoding TonB-dependent receptor has product MKQLSFLLLSLFYFQLTSGQTVTGTIIDGEGLPVPSVNIIEKGTSNGVVADFDGNYSINVSDNATLVFSFVGYNTKEVPVNGQTTLNITLIEGVGLDEIVLVGSRNSKRTITDSAVPVDVLDVAEIATTTGKVEVNEILQYAAPSFNASKQSGSDGADHVVPASLRGLGPDQTLVLINGKRRHQSSLVNIFGTRGRGNSGTDLNAIPASAIKRIEVLRDGASAQYGSDAIAGVINIVLKDNTEGITGGLTYGAYSTAIGDGWEKKTGETLYNVEGKNRLDGKDKNYDGETVKLDLNYGVDIGNDGGYVNFTTELLSRDNTLRPGFSWRKGYGSAGVESFNFMVNTAIPIGNTTEVYAFGGRNFRDTEAYAFSRDSFEDGDNRSVPSLYPDGFTPKITSNITDVSVSAGVKHEMSNGWTLDFNNTYGKNNFHYYIKDSNNASMKDASPVDFDAGGHYLSQNTTGIDFNKYYDAVASGLSLAFGLEYRTENFGIFAGEIESYSLYDENGVVLTNPSLQNVATDTNGDVLPGGSQGFPGYSPDNEVDRSRTNYGIYLDSELNVTDDFLIGGALRFENYSDLGNTFNFKLATRYKLLNEALAIRGSISTGFRAPSLAQLYYNLIFTNIVAGESIPSLLSANNSTVTKAFGIEDLKEEKAFNSSLGFTFKKNGFTATIDGYLINVDDRIILTDNFTDQAILGPLNVDAAQFFANGVDTQTTGLDIVLNYKFSVGNNSNLNLGLIGNLNKLKIKSINTPEFEGSSMTDEEAELRFFSPFSQAYLEAAAPDYKFGLNLGYSVSKFNANVALTQFSEVKLQDFQWVDSPPVTFEEADALKLVATDTYKAKLIVDLSLGYAFTENINLTLGANNLFNTYPTPQFDGWSDQGGLADSVQMGSDGRYIFTRLGFSF; this is encoded by the coding sequence ATGAAACAATTATCCTTTTTATTACTCTCTCTTTTTTATTTTCAACTTACCTCGGGACAAACCGTAACAGGAACAATAATAGATGGTGAAGGCTTACCTGTACCTAGTGTTAATATTATTGAAAAAGGCACTTCTAATGGCGTAGTCGCCGATTTTGATGGAAATTACAGTATAAATGTTAGCGACAACGCCACATTAGTTTTTAGCTTTGTCGGCTACAACACCAAAGAAGTTCCGGTAAATGGCCAGACAACATTAAACATTACCCTTATAGAAGGTGTTGGCCTTGATGAAATTGTACTTGTAGGCTCCAGAAACTCAAAACGCACGATTACAGATTCTGCTGTACCCGTAGATGTTTTAGATGTTGCAGAAATAGCAACAACTACAGGTAAAGTTGAAGTTAACGAAATTCTACAATATGCAGCACCTTCATTTAATGCCAGCAAACAATCTGGATCGGATGGCGCAGATCACGTTGTCCCTGCATCACTTAGAGGCCTAGGGCCGGATCAAACCCTAGTATTAATTAACGGAAAACGCAGACACCAATCGTCTTTAGTAAATATTTTCGGGACCCGAGGCCGTGGAAATTCAGGGACCGATTTAAATGCAATTCCTGCATCTGCAATTAAAAGGATTGAAGTATTAAGAGATGGCGCCTCTGCTCAATATGGTTCTGACGCAATCGCTGGTGTAATAAACATCGTACTTAAAGACAATACAGAAGGCATAACTGGAGGGCTTACTTACGGAGCTTACAGCACTGCAATTGGAGATGGATGGGAAAAAAAAACCGGAGAAACATTATATAATGTTGAAGGCAAAAACAGACTAGACGGAAAAGATAAAAATTACGATGGAGAAACCGTTAAACTAGACCTAAACTACGGTGTAGACATTGGTAATGATGGCGGATATGTAAATTTTACAACCGAATTATTATCTCGAGACAACACATTACGCCCTGGTTTTTCTTGGCGTAAAGGTTATGGAAGCGCAGGTGTAGAAAGTTTTAATTTTATGGTAAATACAGCAATTCCTATAGGAAATACCACAGAAGTTTATGCATTTGGTGGCCGTAACTTTAGAGACACAGAAGCGTATGCTTTTTCTAGAGATAGTTTTGAAGACGGAGACAACAGAAGTGTGCCGAGCTTATACCCTGATGGGTTCACCCCTAAAATAACATCAAATATCACAGATGTTTCTGTATCTGCTGGAGTTAAACATGAAATGAGCAATGGATGGACTTTAGATTTTAATAATACCTATGGTAAAAATAATTTTCATTATTACATAAAGGACAGTAATAATGCGTCTATGAAAGATGCTTCGCCAGTAGATTTTGATGCTGGAGGTCACTATCTATCTCAAAATACTACTGGTATAGACTTTAACAAGTATTACGACGCTGTAGCATCTGGGCTAAGTCTTGCTTTTGGATTAGAATACCGGACTGAAAACTTTGGCATTTTTGCTGGAGAAATTGAATCTTATTCTTTGTACGACGAAAATGGTGTTGTGCTTACAAATCCAAGTTTACAAAATGTTGCTACAGATACTAACGGCGATGTTTTACCTGGCGGATCTCAAGGTTTTCCTGGTTATAGCCCAGATAACGAAGTTGACAGAAGCAGAACAAACTATGGTATCTATTTAGATTCTGAATTAAATGTAACAGATGATTTTTTAATAGGTGGCGCATTACGATTTGAAAACTATAGCGACCTTGGAAACACTTTTAATTTCAAACTCGCTACCCGATACAAATTACTAAATGAAGCCTTAGCCATAAGAGGGTCTATCTCTACTGGGTTTAGAGCTCCTTCATTAGCACAACTGTATTATAACTTAATATTTACCAATATAGTTGCTGGAGAATCTATCCCTTCATTACTTTCTGCTAATAACAGTACAGTAACCAAAGCTTTTGGTATAGAAGATTTAAAAGAAGAAAAAGCATTTAACAGCAGCCTAGGGTTTACCTTTAAGAAAAACGGATTTACCGCAACAATAGATGGATATTTAATTAATGTAGATGACCGCATTATTTTAACAGACAACTTTACAGATCAAGCGATTTTAGGACCTTTAAATGTTGATGCTGCTCAATTTTTTGCAAATGGTGTAGACACACAAACCACCGGGTTAGATATTGTATTAAACTATAAATTTTCTGTAGGAAACAATAGCAATCTTAACCTTGGATTAATAGGAAACTTAAATAAATTAAAAATTAAAAGCATTAACACTCCTGAATTTGAAGGCAGTAGCATGACAGATGAAGAAGCCGAATTAAGATTCTTTAGCCCGTTTTCACAAGCTTACTTAGAAGCAGCTGCTCCCGATTATAAATTCGGATTAAACCTTGGGTATTCTGTCTCTAAATTTAATGCAAATGTAGCTCTAACACAGTTTAGCGAAGTTAAACTCCAAGATTTTCAATGGGTAGACTCACCTCCTGTTACTTTTGAAGAAGCAGATGCTTTAAAACTTGTAGCCACAGATACATATAAAGCAAAACTAATTGTAGACTTAAGCTTAGGTTACGCGTTTACCGAAAACATAAATTTAACACTAGGAGCTAATAATTTATTTAACACCTACCCAACTCCGCAATTTGATGGTTGGTCGGACCAAGGTGGTCTAGCCGACTCTGTACAAATGGGATCTGACGGAAGATACATTTTTACAAGACTTGGTTTTAGTTTCTAA
- the ychF gene encoding redox-regulated ATPase YchF produces MKAGIVGLPNVGKSTLFNCLSNAKAQSANFPFCTIEPNIGVVNVPDPRLEKLEQLVDPERVVPATVEIVDIAGLVKGASKGEGLGNQFLANIRETDAILHVLRCFDNDNIVHVDGNVNPIRDKETIDMELQLKDLETVDKKLEKVKRAAKTGNKDAQKEEAVLLHIKTSLEAGVSVRAIDFTEEDYNEFVAPAQYITAKPVMYVCNVDEAAASTGNKYVDLVKDAVKDENAEVLVLAVGTEADINELDDFEERQMFLQDIGLEEPGASKLIRSAYKLLNQQTYFTAGVKEVRAWTIDIGATGPQAAGVIHTDFEKGFIRAEVIAYDDFIAYGSEAKVKEAGKMRVEGKNYIVKDGDVMHFLFNV; encoded by the coding sequence ATGAAAGCAGGAATTGTAGGATTACCAAACGTTGGAAAGTCAACTTTATTTAATTGTTTATCTAATGCTAAAGCGCAAAGTGCAAACTTCCCATTTTGTACGATCGAGCCTAATATTGGTGTTGTAAATGTGCCAGACCCAAGATTAGAGAAGTTAGAGCAATTAGTTGATCCTGAACGCGTTGTGCCTGCAACAGTAGAGATAGTTGATATTGCTGGTTTGGTAAAAGGTGCAAGTAAAGGTGAAGGACTAGGAAATCAATTCTTAGCAAATATTAGGGAGACAGATGCTATATTGCATGTGTTACGCTGTTTTGATAATGATAATATTGTGCATGTAGATGGAAATGTAAATCCAATTCGTGATAAAGAAACGATAGACATGGAGTTGCAATTGAAGGATTTAGAAACAGTAGATAAAAAACTTGAAAAAGTAAAGCGTGCGGCAAAAACAGGGAATAAAGATGCGCAAAAAGAAGAGGCTGTATTATTGCATATTAAAACAAGTTTAGAAGCTGGGGTTTCTGTAAGAGCGATAGATTTTACTGAAGAAGATTATAATGAGTTTGTTGCTCCAGCACAGTATATAACTGCAAAACCTGTGATGTATGTGTGTAATGTAGACGAAGCTGCTGCAAGTACTGGAAATAAATACGTAGACTTAGTAAAAGACGCAGTAAAAGATGAAAATGCTGAAGTTTTGGTTTTAGCTGTTGGAACAGAAGCTGATATTAATGAGTTAGACGATTTTGAAGAACGCCAGATGTTTTTACAAGATATAGGTTTAGAAGAGCCAGGAGCATCTAAGTTAATACGTTCTGCATATAAATTGTTAAATCAGCAAACGTATTTTACGGCAGGAGTTAAAGAAGTAAGAGCGTGGACTATTGATATTGGAGCAACGGGACCGCAGGCTGCAGGAGTAATACATACCGATTTTGAAAAAGGCTTTATTAGAGCGGAAGTTATTGCTTATGACGATTTTATAGCCTACGGCAGTGAAGCAAAAGTTAAGGAAGCAGGAAAAATGCGTGTAGAAGGAAAAAATTATATAGTTAAAGATGGAGATGTTATGCATTTCTTATTCAACGTTTAA